TTCAAAcgatgcaaagaaattttgtaagTTTTCTACCGAGCTCGAATTAATGGATGATGTATCTTCAACGATTCGTACGTTTTGTGTGACTTGAGGTGACATTCTACTACTGTTTATGGATGAGCCGCTACTTAAAGGAGTCGGAACTCTTATTGTATAATTCTGCATGTGTTGGGGCACCGCGTAGTTAAGTTGCGTAGACGTGCGCATTGGGTATTGCGGAATGACATTTGGTGTTAATATTTGACTTGGGttaaaaacattttggatttgaatCGCGTGTCTAAATTCCAATGCTCCCAAGCAACCTTGAAATAAAACATCTGATATGATTTTTCGCGCAATCGTTTTCTGGAAGGCCTCCATTTCACTATATTGCGAAGCCCACGATTGAGCCAAGGAGTCACCTTCTGTGGGTTCGCGGCTGTTGGCAAGTCTCTCGCATGCAATTTTAATAAGTGTATCTTCTTCAGAAACTTTTCTTTTGCTTGGTCGAACAGTGAATTCCTAAAAAGAAAGATTTATAAgtttttcattacttttcagcTTCCACAAACAGAAAAAGATTGGAAGGTAGAAGCGAAAAATTTTGATGCACGCTGGAACTTCCCAAATTGTATAGGCGCAATTGATGGAAAACACGTCAATATAACAAAGCCACCTGGATCTGgatctttttattataattataaaaaaaaattttccatcatTTTAATGGCAGTGGTTAATGCTAATTACGAATTTttgatggtggatgttggcacaaATGGAAGAGCgtctgatgccggtctttttagcgaaacaaaatttttttcatctctaaaaaataaaacattgaaaatTCCTGACCCTCAGCTCTTCAAGCTTCAAGTGCAAAGAATGCATCCAATTTAGCAAAACCTACTcgagaaaaatattgtaattattttaatacagtGGGAGCAGTTCCGTGGCagaacaatatattaaatataagaaagtgaatcatttaccgaataaaaacaaaatgaatgtgttcacaaaaaaaagaaacaataaaattttgactttttttcttacctcaaatgtgtttgtattttcatcctgcattgtggtaacgcctgccaaaggttcgtcttgatctttcaaaaagcatagcaaatcatagcaccaaagagtaggaacatattcatcctcagcaccagcaccagacttcaaactatctctctttttttttgattcacgccggtattgcgcccgcaaactacttattttttttataactgtatcctttgtggcatcaggatctacttcttttaatttttcgattaaagtcgcataatcattattctttttaattctattacaataatctttgctttttacttgccgcaatgatggcaaagatttatacatttcaataaattcactcagaaattttttattgtccattttacttttccgcgcacgtctgttccgttcagaaattactacgattatgagctatttcgcaatacacgcacgaacagttcgcgcaaatgttcgccaaaaattaaaatatttgtatttttggcgaacatttgcgcgaactggcaaacacacagaaaaggtcgcagaaacatgacataacgggaatgttcgcggaaatgttcgtgtcgtgtatttggcgctttaacagtccatataaagtttaagcgtaaacgtacatAGATATAAAATAAACACAGGTACTATTGCAAGACTGGATATTGGCGCTTTTTTTACGCTGATACCATATACCCAGCGACAGGACTGGTATCAGCGCGATGGCGCCAAGCAAGTTTTTAGTGCTGCCTAGTAGATGCCGCGAACGAACAAATTTGTGCGTCAGACATGACTTTAATTAGCGCTACAAACGTCATTGTGTTGAAGTGTTTGTCTATTGATGTTTTATAACAAATGATGTCGCAAAGCTTGTAATTCAGCTTTTGAACGAAATAAATTAATTTCCTTGTACCTTTATTTATTACGCAGCACCTCTCTATACCAAATCTACCTACTGTCGTTAGTTTCATTTGCCATTGGTGGTAGCAAATGAAAAGTTAGCGCCACCGCGTTGAATTtagactaatagcgttttctttcctGGCTAAAGTGTtgcgctttttgtacgccgcgcaagggttgttgttctattctaaaatacaggcaacgcctttacgggtatttcgttcttttgtgaaaattgttgcctgctcgcaacgcaaaagccttacacttttaccctgtataaaatggcggtgtggcagtgcaactctgtgaaactctcaattcgctcttaagttccacatatactctgttaatatgagtgcacaaatcacatacccagattgcgcattcacgagttcaaaattgcttcgttctacgCATATACGTCACAGGTGACTGTTTGAgggaatgaaagaaagagagaaaaaaaacaagaactaaaggaaaatgacgtaagaattgcccataaaaaagagctgatctaatgtttacatgcgcaatgcgcaatctttttgtttgatttttgatatgagtgaatatggtgggTTGAAATATTCTTTGTATGCTCTATAAATGTtaacaattttctggggtaggagtaactctattaaggctgtaccatttacttaggcaacaatttatttcagaaaaggaaACGCTATAAGTCTTGTTTGACCAGAGCTATTAGTGCAATGGCCCCTCGGTATCAACGCAACAACTTAATACCGGACAGGTTGATCGGCCCTAAGTTAATTTCTTTTAGGGGTATTCTGCGAACACtatcagcttttttgacagatagctcatagaaaattatgtcaaaaagctccaactaaatttaaaacctattttattttgactgttACTATGCTCTTATGAATTTTAGAACGACCTAAGGTTATATGTTTAAGAAAATCGATGTCTTAGGTATTATGAGAAACAACTGGGTTTGGAGCGCATCTGACCGCTTTAAAAACACATCTCATGATGTCAGCACTAACTTCGTGTTTTATATTTTCCGTGACTTCTTTAGCAGAGTGTTACTTCATCCCGAATAAGCAGATGGCTGTTACTGGGCCGTTCTGTTTATTGTTGGTGGAACTAACACTGGCGCTAGGTCAAAAATCCATAAAGAGCATTCCGACATGAATTTCATTGAGataaacttaaatttatttttctttgtaaACGGATACTTTCTTCGTTTTGCCTTTTGGTAATATAGGTATTAACGAAGGTATCAATACAGATTAGGTGGTTTTTATTGCATATATTACCTTGGGTTGGCTTGATATCGCCTAAAATCTGTGCCAGGATAACCCAAATATTTGTGTATACAAAACTAATGAAATTAATGAGAGCTACTGAATATAAATGTTGGGGGTATTAAGTGAACATCTCATCTAATTTcggagatatcgaacaaaatctAAATTGATGGTGAGAGTCGGAGTGGAGAGCGGAAAAATTAGCGTGATGTAGGGAGAAGAGACAGAAGGAAAATTAAAAGCGAAAGCTTCCTCTGGTAAGGGAGGAGACAGACTGCTTGAATCAAAAATATCTTTTCTGAAGGGGTCTAATGGTCATACTCACTCTCTCGTATGTAATATTACACACAAATTTCTCTGGCTTTTTTGTAGGTGGCACCCATGGTTGATCAAAGTGAATTGGCATGGCGTATGTTTTGTCGTAAATATGGAGCTCAGCTATGCTACTCGCCAATGTTTCACAGTAACTTATTTGCCAAGGATCCAAAATATCGCAAGGATGCATTACAAACATGCCCTGAGGATCGACCATTAATAATTCAGGTTAGTTAGCCAAGATATGAGAAGTAAGGACCCATAAAAAATTAATACCATAAAGAAAATTGGAATTTGAACCAAACAAAGTGGACAATGCGAGAACAAATTTGCTTATCATACTCCCTATTCAAGTAACAAAATCCTTATTATCGATAACGAAAATTACAACGTAATGGTGCCATAATGTAATCCCAAGTGgcatagtaaaaaaaattttaatattgcgATCTTGTCACTGCTGATGTAGTATTACTCATTTATCTACCTTACTCCTATGTGTTTACGTCTACGATTACGACACGACTATAGCTATATATGGTCGACGTTCTAGTAAAAATTACTAACTGCAAAATGATTTATTGGTTTTGGTCTGTCATAAAAAGGTTCGTGTGCGACTTGGTGATTAAATATTTTGTATGCCACCAGCTATACTCGCTGAAATGGACTGAATGAGGCTTGCTGTCGCAAATTTTGAGAATGTTTGCTGTCATTAACTCAAAAATGCTAAAATTAACTTAGTGACTTTTCAAACAATACGATATGTCTGCGCTTATAACAGTCTGTAAATATGCCTGTGAATGTATTAATTTTTGCACTTACGCTAATACGACAAAGTATCAACGTTTTTACACACTATGGATATCAAAAAAAGCAGAAGTTTAAGTCTTATAACTCCATCCTATAATCACTACTAAGTAGCGAACCAGTGGAGGGGCGATATTCTGTCGACCCACAGATCCTAGAAGGTTGGGGTCGTATGTAGAAATTCACCCACGGAGAAAAGCTTATAATGGCCGTTCATGTGGGAATAACCAGAAATATTCTTTTGGGATGTTTGGCGatgtgataaaataaaaatatctttgaGGCCTCTTATGGATTGCTTTGGCAGCTAGCTGTACAAAGGTGTGATGTTACACTTTACATGTCAAAACGCGTTAGGCGCTATGATGAGCTTCTGCCACGTAAAACCACGTTCCATTGAAAACATAACAAGAGCCAGGGATGCGACGTACCAATAAAGTAAATGTGACCAACGGAAGTGGTCAAGCAAACGAACGCAGGCTTGGTTTCGGATTCGTGTAGTAGAAAGAGGAGCGCGTGTGACGCACATGTTAAAAAAGTCAGATCTGCCAACTTCAATGCCAGGAGGGACAAAACGTATATTTGGCCGCAAAGCCGGAAGGTTCATCCCCTACAACAATACCTCTTGCAATGAATTGAGACTGATCCACTTTGCCTGCGACCGAGACATGTTTTATACTCCTGTCCTGCCTTTcggtcgaaaaaaaaaaaaaaaaaagattgctaCAAGTGGAAGACATGTTTGGATTTTTGGATGTGCGCAACCCAAATTGGCATCCAACTCGCGACAGCAAAAGGCAGAGTACTTGGAAAAGGAAATGAGAACACCAACTTGTAAAAAAGTGTTTAGAAAGTGAACTATCAtaattattttaaacattttacctTCATGTTTTAACGAAAGTAtgcaaatttctaaaaaaaatttagtaaacaaaattattttatcacgaatttgaatgatagaaaagtcaacacaaaatataattggagaaaaaaagtgatgccTTTGCATACTTTTGGAGGAAAACTGAATTGTATGGTttttaccaggcatgcttaaccaacgaaacgatataatttcgttacgataatcaacgataataaacgaaacgaaatgacttcgtttcgtttattaacgttgattatcgtaacgaaatgatatcgtttcgttggttaagcataccTGGTTTTTACTAAACtttttcctctgaataaaaaagtagttttgtAAAGAGAcaaattgagtttcagagtgggagttcaagatggcggattagaaagagaagctgccaacgtcactcaccttgtaattgcatcatggtttataaggttaaatgagcccccccccccccccagggccggattaaccctcaacggggccctaggcaaccatcaattttgggacccttttttcacgtccgttcccttcttttttcgattaaaaaatacaaacttatatctttcataaaaattttattgtcacaatgtgttgataatatataaaattactatctaAACATGTCGTtctctacatttgttttcggcaaattcatcaattatatgaATATCGGTTTTGTTCAAtacaaagtatacctaacatctcgaggcgcgttgtagctctttcagcagctttgattcatTTTAATTGcaagaaggatcgttcggcagaacaatttgtgatcattaatgttaaaatatCCTATTTCTGTGATAgaaaatacatcggctaattgatcttccattagaatcttatacaaatgactatgagttatttatgcatcagtgtatctggagttcacgtaactttggaatgtttcatttcaatgaaaaattcttccaaatctctagaataaaaaattactaagttatttatagcttcgtggaggtctccatcacttagagaaaagtttaTGAGAAATGCAAAGCtttctgaaacttccatatactttcactgtgaagattgtcgatgatttcgaggaaaccttttgtcctaaaatcatcgcgaggcgaaaattctacttctggagcatttccgtcattaggatgttttttctacgacgagtacgttttacgatttctgtataatttacaccaataataatatttttgtactaccgactgttttctttatttattgtaaatttgttttttggtttcgggtttacagtccaatgaatcagaaaaacgccttttttattttctcgccaacgtttcgaccttttattttggtcttcttcagggcctaatgacaaaaaatatccatcaacaacaaaaacaccgacCCAATATTAACGAGCACCAACGCTCAACAACtattagcagaaattaaaactatgacaatttcatatttcCCGTATATTACAAAatctattacaaacaaattcaaagagttcactgccaacgtccgttttgcgtacaaaaataaaatcaatgttgggaaaatgtacaacaagattaaagacaaaataccaacaaataaagaaaagaacgttgtatacaaaatagactgtattgactgccagcgaagaaaaagttacataggcactacatctcaacatttcgcctaaatcaacatagaaaaactgttgaggagaaagaaacagaaaaaagtgcactcgccctccacgctattacttttggacatagatttgacttcggaaggaactaaagtattggctagagagaaaagctggggaaaaagaatcctattagaagaaatatttattaaagctgataaaaactgcgttgataaaagaagcgtagaagctaaaaacatcagcgacatctatacgtgtattttctaacgatgtcaacaatcatcagctgctctacatagtccatcaagcacgaaccggctgacaaaatatcaacaaacgtcaaatacgtatatatatagtttgttgtttgaatttacattgtgttcattttattacttatttcttttaaattttattcaaatttataaataagtcctataatttaaaattttatctatgaccatttctgcacaatgcagaaaacaaaacatctatacaaaacaactggacaaggaagaacacagtaattttgagtaagaatctgtgatttgaataattgtgttatatatgtacttttgtgtgtatatgtaattaataattattaaccctcttttgcaatgcaaggccttatatactaagttttatatttttttgtcattaggccctgaagaagaccaaaataaaaggtcgaaacgttggcgagaaaataaaaaaggcgtttttctgattcattggactgtaaacccgaaaccaaaaaacaaatttacaataaataaagaaaacagtcggtagtacaaaaatATGAATAATACGCCGGGTACACAGCGAAATCCATTCTTTGACAAGATTGGCATACAATATGGCCAagaaaccaaaactttatttaaggcTTTCGCAACAAACAACATAAAATTAGCAAAACTTAGGGCGCGGAAGTTCTTTTTACTCAAATGTCGGAAAAACAATATCATTCCAAAACATATAATAAATAACGTAAGCTGCACCTTCCAAAGTTTGGAAGATGACACACCATACAACAAACAGATTGGCCAGTTAATTTCAGATTTTCGAAGGAAAATACTTAACTTGGAAATAAAAATCTCCTTTTGGAAGATAAATCGACTAGAACAACAAATCAATAATCTAAGATCAATTATCCAATCCAGAAGCTTACCTAACACGAATGATTTTTTCCGAACACAAGAAATTAGCTAGCAAAATAGACACGAAGTAACCATAAATAACTTGAACACAAAGTACAACAAACTAGAATCAACTCAAATACAAACACACATCACATCTGACACAACATGCTTTATACACAATTTAACAACTATAAATTTACCAAAAGACTTTATGCTCTTAATAGGCTTAGGCCCAAACTTTGGACTACCAACAACTCTTAACAAGCTACCAACCAAACAGATAATAGCAGAAGTGGAGTGCATTATGCAAAATTGCGTAGATCCCCAAAACAGAAACGAAATCAGACAAACGGTGACACGCACAATATTACATGCCAAATCAACAGCAAGAAAATCTAATTTAGAAAACTTCctactacaaaaagaaaaaagttgcatACAGTTTTTTAAGAACAATCCTGAAATAATATGCACTAGATCGGATAAAGGAAATAAATCTGTGTTTATGTACAAAAACGACCTATTAAAACTTGGAGAGGAGATGCTCAGCGGCACTGACACATACAACGCCATAACTGACccaacaaacaaaatacaaatcaaaAACAATCTGTTTGTAAAAACCCTATTCAATAGAGGTAAAATAGACTCCCTAACTAAACGGAAACTTACAACGTACAACGCAAACCCGCCAAGGATATACTTCGCACCAAAACACCACAAAAACGAAATTCCAATGCCACTTAGACCGATCTCCGCCGACTATGATGGACCAACAACAGCACTGTCGAAATATGCAACATCGATTCTAGCCAAAATACCAAAATCGCAGTTCCACATATGCAATTCATTTGAATTTAAAGCATTCATCGCCCAACAAACACACGAACCGGGCCAAATACAAGTATCATTTGACGTAAAAAGCCTATTTATAAATGCGTCAGTTGATTCTATTTTAAGAATCTTATACGAGAGGTGGAGGGAAATTGAATCCATCACAAATCTTTCACAAAGTGAATTTATCGAAATGATTACTCTTTGCACAAAAAACAGCTATTTTCAATTTAACGAACAGTTCTATGCACAGAATTTCGGTTGCCCAATGGGATCACCCATCAGCTGTATTCTAGTAGAAATTCTAATGGACAACGTTTTAGAGCGAGCCATTCAGAGAGTAAAAGAAGAACCAGAATTTAACATTAGCATAATTAAGAAATACGTAGACGACCTATACCTACTACTACCTGAACACATCCTTCCATCGGTCTTAAAAATATTCAATGCCATAGAACCAGGAATCGAGTTCACATttgaaaaagaacaacaaaatatgctaccaTTCTTGGATTTGGTTATTTTCAGAAACGCACAGGATGGAACCTTTAACACGGACTGGTACCGTAAACCAGTCCCATCAGGTCGTATTTTAAATTATAGGTCAATACATCCATTAacccaaaaaatcagcaccgcaaaagggttaataaacagagttcttaacttaagtgatgaaaaataccacaacaagaacaaattaattataaaaggcaTCCTCAAAGCGAACGATTATCCGCCAAAATTGGTTTCAAGATTAATAAATCATTATAAAATatccatcaacaacaaaaacaccgacccaatattaacgagcaccaacgctcaacaacaattagcagaaattaaaactatgacaatttcatatttcccgtatattacaaaatgtattacaaacaaattcaaagagttcactgccaacgtccgttttgcgtacaaaaataaaaacaatgttgggaaaatgtacaacaagattaaagacaaaataccaacaaataaagaaaagaacgatgtatacaaaatagactgtattgactgccagcgaagaaaaagttacataggcactacatctcaacatttatacaaacgcctaaatcaacatagaaaaactgttgagaagaaagaaacagaaaaaagtgcactcgccctccacgctattacttttggacatagatttgacttcggaaggaactaaagtattggctagagagaaaagttggggaaaaagaatcgtattagaagaaatatttattatagctgataaaaactgcgttaataaaagaagcgtagaagctaaaaacatcagcgacatctatacgtgcattttctaacgatgtcaacaatcatcagctgctctacatagtccatcaagcacgaaccggctgacaaaatatcaacaaacgtcaaatacctatatatagtttgttgtttgaatttacattgtgttcattttattacttatttcttttaaattttattcaaatgtataaataagtcctataatttaaaattttatatatgaccatttctgcacaatgcagaaaacaaaacatctatacaaaacaactgtacaaggaagaacgcagtaattttgagtaagaatctgtgatttcaataattgtgttatatatgtacttttgtgtgtatatgtaattaataattattaaccctcttttgcaatgcaaggccttatatactaagaatttatatttttttgtcattaggccctgaagaagaccaaaataaaaggtcgaaacgttggcgagaaaataaaaaaagcgtttttctgattcattggactgtaaacccgaaaccaaaaaaccaataataataattgttttgttttttcctcgaaatcattgaacttttcacggaatgaatctaaactctcttctaacgatccggAAAAAAAGCACatgtttgcaaatctgctttttcactttgcaatgacttactcactgaacgcatagcagtcaaaataaagttgaaggcttctacaccctatgttccaaaaataaccgaaatttttatactcagttgagcagagctcacagagtatattaagtttgattggataacggttggttgt
The DNA window shown above is from Eurosta solidaginis isolate ZX-2024a chromosome 2, ASM4086904v1, whole genome shotgun sequence and carries:
- the LOC137242513 gene encoding uncharacterized protein, which encodes MDNKKFLSEFIEMYKSLPSLRQVKSKDYCNRIKKNNDYATLIEKLKEVDPDATKDTVIKKISSLRAQYRRESKKKRDSLKSGAGAEDEYVPTLWCYDLLCFLKDQDEPLAGVTTMQDENTNTFEEFTVRPSKRKVSEEDTLIKIACERLANSREPTEGDSLAQSWASQYSEMEAFQKTIARKIISDVLFQGCLGALEFRHAIQIQNVFNPSQILTPNVIPQYPMRTSTQLNYAVPQHMQNYTIRVPTPLSSGSSINSSRMSPQVTQNVRIVEDTSSINSSSVENLQNFFASFETDE